One Desulfobaculum bizertense DSM 18034 DNA window includes the following coding sequences:
- a CDS encoding contractile injection system protein, VgrG/Pvc8 family, with protein MGLEKYAPAFRIVADGDDITAVIRERLISLSLTDEAGMQADSLTVELDDSAPQIRLPRTGAELRVWLGYGEQVEFMGLYVVDGVTLSGPPEKMVLKASGAPFEQSRAYSQLQDQKTRSWVPGELRELVETVAAKHGLEPAIGKDLKSLALPHLDQIAESDMNLLTRVADSVGAVAKANGGSLVFVKRGEGKTASGRALPEIKVTPQDVTSWRVNITERVNFRKVSAGWRDVETARDVLESVGEGSPEFRIRHSFPNKEAARKAAEAKLDAFQRGKRTLSVTLPGDPKLRAEAKLNLMGFRPGVSGTWSLSKVTHSLTRQGYAVTGEGGT; from the coding sequence GTGGGATTAGAAAAGTACGCGCCCGCGTTTCGCATTGTGGCGGACGGGGATGACATTACGGCCGTGATTCGAGAGCGGCTGATTTCGCTGAGCTTGACCGACGAGGCTGGGATGCAGGCGGACAGCTTGACCGTGGAGCTGGATGACTCCGCGCCGCAGATCCGGTTGCCGAGAACCGGGGCAGAGTTGCGCGTGTGGCTGGGCTATGGCGAGCAGGTGGAGTTTATGGGCCTCTATGTCGTGGACGGCGTGACGCTCTCCGGGCCGCCAGAAAAGATGGTGCTCAAGGCGTCAGGAGCGCCATTTGAACAGAGTCGGGCATACAGTCAGCTTCAAGACCAGAAAACGCGTTCATGGGTTCCGGGCGAGCTGCGGGAACTGGTGGAGACCGTGGCCGCAAAGCACGGGCTTGAGCCTGCAATCGGAAAGGACCTGAAAAGCCTTGCGCTGCCGCACTTGGATCAGATTGCGGAAAGCGACATGAACCTGCTTACGCGCGTGGCGGACAGCGTGGGAGCGGTGGCAAAGGCCAATGGCGGGAGCCTTGTGTTTGTAAAGCGAGGCGAGGGGAAAACAGCCTCAGGCCGGGCGCTGCCAGAGATTAAAGTCACGCCGCAGGACGTCACAAGCTGGCGCGTGAACATCACGGAACGGGTGAACTTCCGCAAAGTGAGCGCAGGCTGGCGGGATGTGGAGACGGCGCGGGACGTGCTAGAAAGCGTAGGAGAGGGCAGCCCGGAGTTTCGAATCCGGCATAGCTTCCCGAATAAAGAAGCCGCGCGAAAGGCTGCCGAGGCAAAACTCGACGCCTTCCAACGCGGCAAAAGGACTTTGTCTGTCACGCTGCCCGGTGATCCGAAGCTCCGTGCAGAGGCGAAGCTGAATCTCATGGGCTTCCGTCCCGGAGTGAGCGGAACGTGGAGTCTCTCTAAGGTCACGCATAGCCTCACAAGGCAGGGCTATGCGGTGACGGGAGAGGGGGGGACTTAA
- a CDS encoding TrlF family AAA-like ATPase: MNYPKGSVWRKWDLHVHSPESVLENKFRGASKEEKWNNYLECLEQLKDVAVIGVTDYFTVDGYVKAKKFKDNGRLGNIDMLLPNVELRLELNTKAGRAINLHVLFHPSIINLVKDVFFPNLKFSYSGNDYSCTRTDLIRLGRAFKRNESLGESVAFKEGVKQFKVSIKNLKEVFKDNDGFCGKYLIAIANKETDGNSGIRDDSLRALREDLYRFANCIFSGRPKDREYFLGNGVDSKENIIKNYGSLKPCIHGSDAHDLDSICVPNQDRFTWIKADPTFEGLKQILFEPESRVCIQKDSPVLEFPKPHFSSFKASGGIFDDDRPCFQDCSIPLNRNLVALIGGRGTGKSLLLDVMYRTFHDAPTFPNTKQNRLARIGSPEFEITLTKSDGEESAFKHNDGHSSFEYLHVRQGEVKEVAEDKEKLAEAIKELLGFIQSKSCRALNESISELNKEHNELQKWIEETDKVGNKVNSKDFQNRRKKDLRMLISMITTKDTKDKITSFSENSSQIGKLNKANSDVLAFKDEITRTTKKLNEQIDYLNGKMIGIHVEIEGVNLSATVAQLDEYSMAIKKRLMQLEENNLKISKDLLKKGIKGDISGLLDKVNEYQQGIETCNSVLEENGKTEERLASIFKQRVVLADKIICAIEEESASFANKFSEIAAGSPSMTDEHKKILGDLLKNIEISGEVLFDKDKFFDGLNEYFNGRKIRKDSLKEVFPIRSVKDYYSLLRNEPIIRSNEGGIEKSLTEFARDTKCFSKKELYEFFDYIYAESSRREYLQVIPSIKYFGKEPHQLSVGQRGTFYICLKLATSAFLAPFVFDQPEDDLDNAFIVKELEPIFRKIKKYRQVIIVTHNANLVVNSDAEQVIIASNENEEISYCSGSLECPQIRDKVCKILEGGPEAFKKRERRYELS; the protein is encoded by the coding sequence ATGAATTACCCCAAAGGATCAGTATGGAGAAAATGGGATCTTCACGTTCATTCTCCTGAATCTGTTTTAGAAAACAAATTTAGGGGGGCATCAAAAGAAGAAAAGTGGAATAACTACCTTGAGTGTTTAGAGCAGCTTAAAGATGTCGCTGTAATCGGTGTCACTGATTATTTTACCGTTGATGGCTATGTGAAAGCAAAGAAATTTAAGGATAATGGAAGACTCGGGAATATCGACATGCTGTTGCCCAATGTTGAGCTTCGTCTTGAACTCAATACAAAGGCTGGTAGAGCGATAAACCTCCATGTGCTTTTTCATCCTTCTATTATTAACTTGGTAAAAGATGTGTTTTTTCCTAATCTGAAATTTTCATACTCAGGTAATGATTATAGCTGTACGCGTACTGATCTTATACGGCTGGGTAGGGCATTCAAACGAAATGAAAGTCTAGGAGAATCCGTAGCTTTCAAAGAAGGGGTAAAGCAATTTAAAGTAAGTATTAAAAATCTCAAGGAGGTGTTTAAGGATAACGATGGGTTTTGCGGTAAATATCTAATAGCTATCGCCAACAAGGAAACGGATGGCAATTCAGGAATCCGTGATGATAGTTTGAGAGCTTTGAGGGAAGACCTTTATCGATTCGCAAATTGTATTTTTTCAGGACGTCCGAAAGATAGAGAGTATTTTTTAGGAAACGGAGTTGATTCTAAGGAAAATATAATAAAGAATTATGGCTCATTGAAGCCATGCATTCATGGTTCGGATGCTCATGATTTGGATTCTATCTGTGTTCCGAACCAAGATCGTTTTACTTGGATAAAAGCTGATCCAACATTTGAAGGGCTGAAGCAAATCCTTTTTGAACCCGAAAGTCGTGTGTGTATTCAAAAGGACTCTCCTGTACTTGAATTTCCCAAACCCCACTTTAGCTCTTTTAAAGCAAGCGGGGGGATTTTTGACGATGATAGGCCTTGTTTTCAGGATTGTTCGATTCCCCTTAATCGTAATCTAGTGGCGCTGATTGGTGGACGAGGAACAGGTAAAAGCTTGCTACTTGATGTCATGTATAGGACATTTCATGATGCTCCAACATTTCCGAATACAAAGCAAAATCGTCTTGCACGAATTGGTTCTCCTGAATTTGAAATAACGTTAACTAAAAGCGACGGTGAAGAATCTGCGTTTAAGCATAACGATGGTCACTCATCATTTGAGTATCTTCATGTGCGCCAAGGTGAAGTGAAAGAAGTTGCGGAAGATAAAGAAAAACTTGCTGAAGCTATAAAAGAGTTACTTGGCTTTATCCAGAGTAAATCCTGTAGAGCATTAAACGAAAGCATTTCGGAGCTTAATAAGGAACACAATGAGCTTCAGAAATGGATTGAAGAAACGGATAAAGTCGGGAATAAGGTTAATTCTAAAGATTTTCAAAATAGGCGAAAGAAAGATTTGAGAATGCTGATCAGCATGATCACGACTAAAGATACAAAAGATAAAATCACCTCGTTTAGTGAAAACTCAAGTCAAATAGGGAAATTGAATAAGGCTAATTCGGATGTCTTGGCCTTTAAGGATGAAATTACGAGAACAACGAAGAAGTTAAATGAGCAAATAGATTATTTAAATGGGAAGATGATTGGCATCCATGTTGAGATTGAAGGAGTTAACCTTTCTGCAACGGTGGCTCAGCTGGATGAATACAGCATGGCAATAAAAAAACGGTTAATGCAACTCGAAGAAAATAATCTTAAGATATCTAAAGATCTTTTAAAGAAAGGTATTAAAGGCGATATTTCAGGATTACTCGACAAGGTGAACGAGTATCAGCAAGGGATCGAGACGTGCAATTCTGTGCTTGAAGAGAATGGGAAAACAGAAGAAAGATTAGCTTCCATTTTTAAGCAGCGTGTTGTTTTGGCAGACAAGATTATTTGCGCCATAGAAGAGGAGTCAGCGTCGTTTGCAAATAAGTTCTCGGAAATTGCTGCGGGTAGTCCGAGTATGACTGATGAACATAAGAAAATTTTAGGGGACCTGCTTAAAAACATTGAGATTTCTGGAGAAGTACTTTTCGACAAAGATAAGTTTTTTGATGGCCTGAATGAGTATTTTAACGGGAGGAAAATTCGTAAGGACTCATTGAAAGAAGTCTTTCCGATAAGGTCTGTAAAAGATTATTATTCGCTTCTCCGTAACGAGCCGATTATCCGCTCGAACGAAGGGGGCATTGAAAAAAGCCTTACTGAATTCGCGAGGGATACTAAGTGTTTCTCCAAAAAAGAGTTATATGAATTTTTTGACTACATTTATGCGGAATCCTCCCGCCGAGAGTATCTGCAGGTAATCCCCAGCATCAAATACTTTGGGAAAGAGCCTCATCAACTTTCCGTCGGTCAACGGGGAACTTTTTACATATGTCTAAAGCTTGCGACATCTGCATTTCTTGCTCCCTTTGTTTTTGATCAACCTGAAGACGATCTCGACAACGCCTTCATTGTTAAAGAACTTGAGCCAATATTTAGAAAGATTAAAAAATATCGACAGGTTATCATAGTTACCCATAATGCTAATTTGGTAGTCAACTCGGACGCCGAGCAAGTAATTATTGCCTCGAATGAAAATGAAGAAATATCATATTGTTCTGGCTCACTTGAGTGCCCCCAAATTAGAGATAAGGTCTGTAAAATTCTTGAAGGGGGACCAGAAGCCTTTAAGAAGAGAGAAAGGCGGTACGAGCTTTCGTAG
- a CDS encoding phage tail tape measure protein, whose protein sequence is MKKNLSSVVKFNAVVGSSFRAASATVRGDLSHVSEAYRTIKGQQEKLHRFAGFDMKGLSQARRDMKNAAKDLSRLEAELAATAKPSKKLTREFERAQRKAKRTSKAYHSQKNELSMLSRQLRRAGVNTRDLEGEFDRMGQEVAKAERKLKAMKGVLDADIGGSFRNVAGQVGRLGAAVGAGVGVVGTAVTMTNKLTSEQSALAQALGVSANGLAAWGGLAKEAGFDADTVGDLFEELNNKLGESAGLGEITPVTESLQILGLSFEELQGLKPEQQFERVAEAIQKLDDHAQAVSAADILMGGEANKFFGYLRSRKQGVGELLDQQKQLNVLSDEGREGAKKYNVAFGRFSTVVSSTTQEVFGLIGGALAPIVEKWGPKLADWVRENRGEFVKLGQSIERAVPVILSFGRCLFKVISFVGSAMNGLASIFGGFENLAIAVGVALTAKTAVGLFSFGQSLFAAGQAIAPLASAAIPGLIAGIKAVGFAMMSTPLGWIIGGVAALCAGVWRLVSVWDRLKKAFSTGGVWGAVKTFFGFGDDEEEPKKAVPGAAMQSAPKPMGQGFSVAPVTRASSPSAQAATAALPMQTASKSQSVQVDVGGITVHAAPGQDPEAIADKVLEKFQALQRDAQNRALYDYA, encoded by the coding sequence ATGAAGAAAAATCTCTCCTCAGTCGTCAAGTTTAACGCTGTCGTGGGCAGCTCGTTTCGGGCTGCCTCGGCGACCGTTCGCGGCGATCTGTCGCACGTGAGCGAGGCCTACCGGACTATCAAAGGGCAGCAGGAAAAGCTGCACCGGTTCGCGGGTTTTGACATGAAGGGCCTTTCGCAGGCCCGCCGGGACATGAAAAACGCCGCAAAGGACCTTTCGCGGCTGGAGGCTGAACTTGCGGCCACGGCCAAGCCTTCCAAGAAACTGACGCGGGAATTTGAGCGCGCTCAGCGGAAGGCGAAGCGCACTTCAAAAGCCTACCATTCGCAGAAAAACGAGCTTTCCATGTTAAGCCGCCAGCTCAGGCGCGCGGGTGTGAACACGCGTGATCTTGAGGGCGAATTTGACCGCATGGGGCAGGAGGTCGCCAAGGCAGAGCGCAAGCTCAAAGCCATGAAAGGCGTGCTGGACGCGGATATTGGCGGAAGCTTTCGCAACGTAGCCGGTCAGGTTGGACGCCTTGGCGCTGCCGTTGGCGCGGGTGTCGGCGTCGTAGGCACCGCCGTGACCATGACGAACAAGCTTACCTCGGAACAAAGCGCGCTGGCGCAGGCTCTGGGCGTTTCAGCCAATGGCTTGGCCGCGTGGGGCGGCTTGGCGAAAGAAGCCGGGTTTGATGCGGATACGGTGGGCGATCTTTTTGAAGAGCTGAACAATAAGCTCGGCGAGTCGGCCGGGCTTGGTGAAATTACGCCTGTGACCGAGTCTTTGCAGATTCTTGGACTCAGCTTTGAAGAGCTTCAGGGACTCAAGCCAGAACAGCAATTTGAGCGCGTGGCAGAAGCCATTCAAAAGCTCGATGATCACGCGCAGGCCGTATCAGCCGCCGATATTCTGATGGGCGGTGAGGCGAACAAGTTCTTTGGCTACCTGCGAAGCCGAAAGCAGGGCGTGGGCGAACTGCTTGACCAGCAAAAGCAGCTGAATGTTCTGTCTGATGAAGGGCGCGAGGGTGCGAAGAAATATAACGTGGCTTTCGGGCGCTTCTCTACGGTTGTTTCGTCGACCACGCAGGAAGTTTTCGGGCTTATTGGCGGGGCGCTGGCTCCAATCGTGGAAAAATGGGGACCAAAACTCGCGGACTGGGTGCGGGAAAATCGCGGCGAATTCGTGAAGCTGGGGCAGAGCATCGAGCGCGCTGTGCCGGTGATTTTGTCCTTTGGCCGGTGCTTGTTCAAGGTCATAAGTTTTGTTGGGAGCGCCATGAACGGGCTGGCGTCGATCTTTGGTGGCTTTGAGAACTTAGCCATTGCTGTGGGCGTGGCGCTTACGGCAAAAACCGCCGTAGGCCTGTTCTCATTTGGGCAGTCGCTTTTTGCCGCTGGGCAGGCAATTGCGCCCTTGGCGTCGGCAGCGATTCCTGGACTCATTGCCGGAATTAAGGCCGTGGGCTTTGCTATGATGAGCACGCCTCTCGGCTGGATTATTGGCGGCGTAGCGGCGCTCTGTGCTGGCGTCTGGCGGCTTGTTTCCGTCTGGGACAGGCTGAAAAAAGCGTTCTCCACGGGCGGCGTCTGGGGCGCTGTGAAAACCTTTTTTGGCTTTGGCGATGATGAGGAGGAGCCGAAAAAGGCGGTTCCGGGCGCGGCCATGCAAAGCGCTCCAAAGCCGATGGGACAAGGTTTTTCAGTAGCTCCCGTGACGCGGGCAAGCTCGCCTTCTGCACAGGCTGCAACGGCAGCTTTGCCCATGCAGACCGCGTCGAAAAGCCAGAGCGTGCAGGTAGATGTGGGCGGGATTACGGTTCACGCTGCGCCGGGGCAGGACCCGGAAGCCATTGCCGACAAGGTGCTGGAGAAATTTCAAGCCCTGCAAAGGGATGCCCAGAATCGGGCGCTCTACGATTACGCATGA
- a CDS encoding phage tail protein, producing MPQNYFVILTDIGRAKLANALSLGRQISLTHMVVGDGNGSAVTPDASRTSLVHEVYRAQLNALRQDEENPAYLVAELVIPPDTGGWTLREAGFLDADGDLFGIGNLPETYKPQLAEGSAAELRIRLTLEVGERAPVQLKIDPTVVLASRKFVELEVGTLREVMTNHIQDKSDPHDTLPDGGSRGDLLIQGRDGLEWQEAGARHLSTTVKATPGEYHYVKPAHLKFIEVEVLGGGGAGGGAKGGSFASCGSGGGAGGWAKAVIMASRLGADETYTVGAGGVGQAAVRASNPGGTSSFGSFVSATGGRGGFGMDTNFEGSDMHPDGGRGGHGVGGDVNATGSAGGGTAVMGALHNASGIGAPSFYAGGGLSLSNGNSTKDGEPGTLGGGGGGANVDNSVIDGTGGNGGDGLVIIREFV from the coding sequence ATGCCCCAGAATTACTTTGTTATTTTGACTGACATTGGCCGCGCCAAGCTTGCCAATGCTTTGAGCCTTGGGCGGCAAATCTCGCTTACCCATATGGTCGTGGGTGACGGGAACGGCTCAGCCGTAACGCCCGATGCTTCGCGAACATCCCTTGTTCATGAGGTCTATCGAGCGCAGCTTAACGCGCTTCGGCAGGATGAGGAGAATCCAGCCTACCTTGTGGCTGAGCTGGTAATCCCGCCGGATACTGGCGGCTGGACCCTGCGGGAAGCGGGTTTTCTGGATGCTGACGGTGATCTTTTTGGCATCGGCAACCTTCCTGAAACATACAAACCCCAGCTTGCCGAAGGCTCGGCCGCAGAGCTTCGGATTCGTCTGACGCTCGAAGTGGGAGAGCGCGCCCCTGTGCAGCTCAAAATTGACCCTACGGTGGTACTTGCGAGCCGAAAGTTCGTTGAACTGGAGGTCGGAACCCTTCGCGAGGTGATGACGAATCACATTCAGGACAAAAGCGATCCGCACGACACGCTGCCCGATGGCGGCAGCCGGGGCGATTTGCTCATTCAGGGGCGCGATGGCTTGGAATGGCAGGAGGCCGGGGCGCGGCACCTTTCGACAACGGTGAAGGCGACTCCGGGTGAATATCATTACGTGAAGCCCGCTCATTTGAAATTTATTGAGGTGGAAGTCTTGGGCGGAGGCGGCGCAGGCGGAGGAGCCAAAGGCGGCAGTTTTGCGTCCTGCGGTTCTGGCGGAGGCGCTGGGGGCTGGGCCAAAGCTGTGATTATGGCCTCGCGGCTTGGTGCTGATGAAACGTACACGGTGGGTGCTGGAGGCGTGGGGCAGGCAGCCGTTCGCGCCAGCAACCCCGGTGGCACAAGCTCTTTCGGCTCTTTCGTGAGCGCAACCGGAGGCCGTGGCGGATTTGGGATGGATACGAATTTTGAAGGAAGCGACATGCACCCGGACGGCGGGCGCGGTGGTCACGGCGTTGGCGGCGATGTGAATGCGACCGGCAGCGCAGGCGGCGGAACGGCCGTCATGGGCGCTCTGCACAACGCGTCCGGGATTGGTGCCCCCAGTTTTTACGCTGGCGGTGGGCTTTCTTTGTCGAATGGAAATAGCACAAAGGACGGCGAACCCGGCACCCTTGGCGGTGGCGGAGGTGGCGCAAACGTGGACAATTCAGTCATTGACGGCACCGGCGGAAACGGTGGCGATGGCCTTGTTATTATTCGGGAGTTTGTTTGA
- a CDS encoding HigA family addiction module antitoxin, with protein sequence MTRITTHPGEILKEEFMVPYELSASKLSGYLGVPLSRITEIVREKRGVSADTAIRLAKFFGTTPEFWTNLQARHDFSKIQAEKKTELQRIPTCQEVGACMVS encoded by the coding sequence ATGACGCGCATAACCACTCACCCGGGCGAAATTCTAAAAGAGGAATTCATGGTGCCTTATGAGCTTTCTGCGAGTAAGTTGTCTGGATATCTTGGAGTTCCGTTGTCTCGTATTACCGAGATTGTAAGGGAAAAGAGAGGCGTGAGCGCTGATACTGCAATTAGGCTTGCAAAGTTCTTTGGTACGACTCCTGAATTTTGGACTAACCTTCAGGCCCGTCACGATTTTTCAAAAATTCAGGCTGAAAAGAAAACCGAATTGCAGCGCATCCCTACTTGCCAAGAAGTTGGCGCTTGCATGGTGTCTTAG
- a CDS encoding phage tail assembly protein, whose amino-acid sequence MSVEITLSEAVTVKGVVYEALTMREPRVRDSLNADKFKGSDGEKEVRMFASLCEVPPEVFYDMTLPDFKKVQDAFSGFFS is encoded by the coding sequence ATGAGCGTTGAAATTACTCTGAGCGAGGCCGTCACGGTAAAGGGCGTTGTTTACGAGGCGTTAACCATGCGCGAGCCGCGTGTCCGGGACTCGCTCAATGCGGACAAATTCAAAGGCTCTGACGGTGAAAAAGAGGTGCGCATGTTCGCCTCGCTTTGCGAGGTGCCGCCGGAAGTTTTTTATGACATGACGCTCCCTGATTTTAAGAAGGTGCAGGACGCGTTTTCCGGTTTTTTTTCCTAG
- a CDS encoding phage tail sheath C-terminal domain-containing protein, translating to MPEQFLHGVEVVELDSGPRPIQTVKSSVIGLVGTAPDADVSAFPVNTPVLIAGNRTEAAKLDTTGNGEGTLPAAIDGIFDQTGAAVVVIRVDEGDTDAVTQTNMVGGTDATTGQYTGVHALLGAKSALGLSPRILIAPGHTHQRASDPDSGDGGKLKNPVVAELEGIADKLRAVVIVDGPNTTDAEAQAAISDFGTACIYMVDPWVKVFRGGAYADEAPSSRVAGLIARIDNDKGFWWSPSNQQIYGIAGTSRGVDFALGSSNCRANLLNEKNIATIINEEGYRLWGNRTACSDKKWAFLSVRRTADMINESILRAHLWAVDRNISKNYMEAVVESVNAYLRHLTAIGAVLGGSCWADPELNTKDQIAKGNVFFDFDFTPPAPAEHVTFRSHLVNDYLEEVLK from the coding sequence ATGCCCGAACAGTTTTTGCACGGCGTGGAGGTCGTGGAGCTGGACTCTGGACCCCGTCCAATTCAGACCGTGAAAAGCTCTGTTATTGGACTGGTTGGAACCGCTCCAGACGCTGATGTCAGCGCTTTTCCCGTGAATACGCCAGTGCTCATTGCAGGCAACAGAACCGAAGCCGCGAAGCTCGACACGACCGGCAACGGCGAAGGTACGCTTCCGGCGGCCATTGATGGAATTTTTGACCAGACCGGCGCGGCCGTGGTCGTGATTCGCGTTGATGAGGGCGATACTGACGCGGTCACGCAGACCAATATGGTTGGCGGAACAGACGCGACCACAGGCCAATATACGGGCGTTCACGCGTTGCTTGGCGCAAAGTCTGCCCTTGGCCTTAGCCCTCGCATTTTGATTGCTCCGGGGCACACGCACCAGCGCGCCTCGGACCCGGATAGCGGCGACGGCGGAAAGCTGAAAAACCCCGTTGTGGCGGAGCTGGAAGGCATTGCGGACAAGCTCCGGGCCGTGGTGATTGTGGACGGCCCGAATACCACCGACGCCGAGGCGCAGGCGGCTATTTCTGACTTTGGCACCGCCTGCATTTACATGGTCGACCCGTGGGTGAAAGTCTTTCGTGGCGGGGCTTACGCGGACGAAGCTCCGTCCTCGCGCGTTGCAGGACTTATTGCCCGCATCGACAACGACAAGGGCTTTTGGTGGTCTCCGTCGAATCAGCAGATTTACGGCATTGCCGGGACTTCTCGTGGAGTGGATTTTGCTCTTGGCAGCAGCAATTGTCGCGCGAATCTCCTGAATGAAAAGAATATCGCCACGATTATCAATGAAGAGGGCTATCGGCTGTGGGGCAATCGCACGGCTTGCTCTGATAAAAAATGGGCGTTCCTGTCTGTGCGCCGCACGGCGGACATGATCAACGAAAGCATTCTCCGGGCGCATCTTTGGGCCGTGGATCGGAACATTTCCAAGAACTATATGGAGGCCGTGGTCGAGAGCGTGAACGCCTACCTTCGGCACCTCACGGCGATCGGAGCTGTGCTAGGCGGTTCGTGCTGGGCTGATCCGGAGCTGAATACCAAGGACCAGATCGCCAAGGGCAACGTGTTTTTCGACTTTGATTTTACGCCACCGGCTCCGGCCGAGCACGTGACGTTCCGTTCACATTTGGTGAACGATTACCTTGAGGAGGTCCTGAAATAA
- a CDS encoding phage major tail tube protein codes for MAASKLLKNFALFVDGRGYAGECEELQPPALSLTTEDFRAGGMDTSIPIDMGMEKLEASFVMPMQDADLLAAFGVIENNGIQMTARGELKSLDGSSEAVTLQMRGTVIKIESSAWKSGELAKNTYTLGLNYYKREQGGKVLHEVDVLNMKRIVNGVDQLEKARAAMGI; via the coding sequence ATGGCGGCCAGCAAGCTTTTAAAGAATTTTGCGCTCTTCGTTGACGGGCGCGGATACGCCGGAGAGTGCGAGGAACTCCAGCCCCCGGCGCTTTCGCTCACAACCGAGGATTTCCGCGCGGGCGGCATGGATACGTCAATCCCGATTGACATGGGCATGGAGAAGCTGGAGGCGTCTTTTGTGATGCCGATGCAGGACGCGGATTTGCTCGCGGCCTTTGGCGTCATTGAAAATAACGGGATTCAGATGACGGCTCGCGGTGAGCTGAAAAGTCTGGATGGCTCAAGCGAAGCCGTGACCCTGCAAATGCGCGGCACGGTGATCAAGATTGAGTCAAGCGCGTGGAAGTCCGGTGAACTGGCGAAAAACACGTACACGCTGGGGCTGAATTATTATAAGCGCGAGCAGGGCGGAAAGGTCCTGCATGAGGTCGATGTCCTGAATATGAAACGAATTGTAAACGGTGTGGACCAGCTTGAAAAAGCCCGTGCCGCAATGGGAATTTAA
- a CDS encoding phage tail protein: MIMMKIGDYAFSVNSAAYQSFERSTAYAWAAQERMGREAALQFVGVGEDAVTLTGVVFSGGPAQAEKMRQEAAQGKPLLFVDGTGKIHGLWVILSVGETGSVFFADGVARKTEFTLKLRYYGET, translated from the coding sequence ATGATTATGATGAAAATAGGCGACTACGCCTTTTCGGTGAATAGTGCCGCGTACCAGAGCTTTGAGCGCAGTACAGCCTACGCGTGGGCCGCGCAGGAGCGAATGGGACGCGAGGCTGCATTACAATTTGTAGGTGTGGGCGAGGACGCTGTGACGCTCACGGGCGTGGTTTTCTCAGGAGGCCCGGCACAGGCCGAGAAAATGCGGCAGGAAGCCGCGCAGGGCAAACCATTACTTTTTGTAGATGGTACTGGGAAAATCCACGGGCTATGGGTGATTTTGTCCGTGGGCGAGACTGGCAGCGTGTTCTTTGCGGACGGCGTGGCGCGCAAAACGGAGTTCACCTTGAAGCTGAGGTATTACGGGGAGACGTGA
- a CDS encoding tail protein X: MQYRTKAGDMLDAVCFDFYGRTAGVVEKVLEANPRLSECGPVFEAGVLIELPELPDPEPSEGVSLWD, translated from the coding sequence ATGCAATATCGAACAAAGGCGGGCGATATGCTCGATGCGGTGTGTTTTGATTTTTATGGCCGCACTGCGGGAGTTGTGGAGAAGGTTCTTGAAGCCAACCCACGGCTTTCGGAGTGCGGCCCTGTTTTTGAGGCTGGCGTTTTGATTGAGCTGCCAGAGCTTCCGGACCCGGAACCAAGCGAAGGGGTGAGCCTGTGGGATTAG
- a CDS encoding tail fiber assembly protein, which produces MHALIWENEVIQIEENAFPVALPLRWASCDGSCRVGDRVGESGQIVPQRFEPGVDDLAGDVRRERDARLRACDPQALPDYPHESDGLEQAWLAYRQALRDLPSLPGFPWGGVSDPVIPWPEKPETPAASEE; this is translated from the coding sequence ATGCACGCCCTGATCTGGGAAAATGAAGTCATACAGATTGAAGAAAATGCTTTCCCTGTGGCGCTTCCGCTTCGCTGGGCGAGCTGTGACGGCTCGTGCCGCGTGGGTGATCGCGTAGGCGAGAGCGGCCAGATTGTCCCTCAGCGTTTTGAGCCGGGCGTTGATGACTTGGCCGGGGATGTTCGCCGCGAGCGTGACGCGCGGCTCCGGGCCTGCGATCCTCAGGCGCTTCCTGACTATCCACATGAAAGTGATGGTTTGGAACAGGCGTGGCTTGCGTATCGCCAAGCTCTGCGAGATTTGCCGTCGCTTCCTGGCTTCCCGTGGGGCGGCGTGTCTGACCCTGTGATACCGTGGCCCGAAAAACCAGAAACACCCGCAGCAAGCGAGGAATAA